The following coding sequences are from one Niveibacterium umoris window:
- a CDS encoding fatty acid desaturase — translation MFSGFFDLPWWGYVLVLLGLTHITIASVTIFLHRHQAHRALDLHPIPSHFFRFWLWMTTGMVTKEWAAIHRKHHAKCETAEDPHSPQILGINRVLWGGVFLYVKESRNKDTMERYGHGTPDDWMERHIYTPGQKVGIVLMLAIDIALFGVVPGVLMWGVQMIWIPFWAAGVINGLGHFWGYRNYDCTDASTNLVPWGILIGGEELHNNHHSFATSAKLSSKWYEFDIGWMYIRIMEMLGLAKVKKTIPQPKFAEAKKVVDLEMLQAIVTHRYDVMRRYATSLKTVYGEELAKLAQQHQGKLDMKQLRRWLVSERTEGFPAKLQQQFEKAVADSPRLQQLVAMKQELTAIWARSSASRDQLVKQLQDWCARAEASGIRQLEEFSLRLRSYAV, via the coding sequence ATGTTTTCTGGATTTTTTGACTTGCCCTGGTGGGGCTACGTGCTGGTTCTTCTTGGCCTGACGCACATCACGATCGCGTCGGTCACGATCTTCCTGCACCGCCATCAGGCGCACCGTGCGCTCGACCTTCATCCGATTCCGAGCCATTTCTTCCGCTTCTGGCTTTGGATGACTACCGGCATGGTCACCAAGGAGTGGGCGGCGATCCACCGCAAGCATCACGCCAAGTGCGAGACGGCTGAAGATCCGCATAGCCCGCAGATCCTTGGCATCAACCGTGTTCTTTGGGGTGGCGTGTTCCTCTATGTGAAGGAGTCGCGCAACAAGGACACGATGGAACGTTACGGCCATGGCACGCCGGACGACTGGATGGAACGCCACATTTACACTCCAGGCCAGAAGGTCGGCATCGTGCTGATGCTGGCGATCGACATCGCGCTCTTCGGCGTGGTCCCGGGTGTGCTGATGTGGGGCGTGCAGATGATCTGGATCCCGTTCTGGGCGGCCGGCGTCATCAATGGCCTTGGGCACTTCTGGGGCTACCGCAACTACGACTGCACCGACGCCTCCACGAACCTCGTCCCCTGGGGCATCCTCATTGGTGGCGAAGAACTCCACAACAACCACCACAGCTTTGCGACATCTGCCAAGCTGTCGTCGAAGTGGTACGAGTTCGACATCGGCTGGATGTATATCCGCATCATGGAAATGCTCGGCCTCGCCAAGGTGAAGAAGACGATTCCGCAGCCGAAGTTTGCGGAAGCGAAGAAGGTCGTTGACCTTGAGATGCTGCAAGCAATCGTGACGCATCGCTACGACGTGATGCGCCGCTACGCCACCAGCCTGAAGACGGTGTATGGCGAGGAACTCGCGAAGCTTGCGCAGCAGCACCAGGGCAAGCTCGACATGAAGCAGTTGCGCCGCTGGCTGGTGTCTGAGCGGACCGAGGGTTTCCCGGCCAAGCTGCAACAGCAGTTCGAGAAGGCTGTGGCCGACAGCCCGCGCTTGCAGCAACTGGTTGCGATGAAGCAAGAGCTCACCGCGATCTGGGCGCGTTCAAGTGCTTCACGCGACCAGCTCGTCAAGCAGTTGCAGGACTGGTGCGCACGCGCGGAAGCGAGCGGCATTCGCCAACTGGAAGAATTCTCGCTGCGCTTGCGCAGTTACGCTGTGTAA
- the creB gene encoding two-component system response regulator CreB, protein MSRILIIDDEPAIADTLAYVLRSEGHLVRHVKDAAGALNVLQEDPPDLALVDVGLPDLSGFELVRRIRAFSMLPVIFLTARSDEIDRVTGFELGADDYVVKPFSPREVAGRVRAILRRAGAATAPQSAPTAEFRVIEPEARIEYRGQTLALTRFEYRLLLHLLRAPRRVFSREQLLDAVWGNERDSTDRTVDTHIKTLRAKLRDVAPDADPIQTHRGLGYSVQP, encoded by the coding sequence ATGAGCCGCATTCTCATCATCGACGACGAACCTGCCATTGCCGACACGCTGGCCTATGTACTCCGCAGTGAAGGTCATCTGGTCCGGCATGTCAAAGACGCTGCCGGTGCGTTGAACGTGCTGCAGGAAGACCCGCCCGACCTGGCCTTGGTGGATGTGGGTCTGCCTGACCTCAGTGGTTTCGAACTGGTGCGCAGGATCCGCGCGTTCTCGATGCTTCCAGTCATCTTTCTCACCGCGCGCAGCGACGAGATCGACCGTGTCACCGGTTTCGAACTCGGTGCGGATGATTACGTCGTCAAGCCTTTCAGCCCGCGCGAGGTGGCGGGGCGGGTGAGGGCGATCCTGCGTCGGGCGGGTGCTGCCACTGCGCCGCAATCCGCACCCACTGCGGAATTCCGGGTCATCGAGCCGGAAGCACGGATCGAGTATCGAGGCCAGACACTCGCACTGACACGCTTCGAATACCGGCTGCTGCTGCACCTGCTGCGCGCCCCAAGGCGGGTGTTCTCGCGAGAACAATTGCTCGACGCCGTGTGGGGCAACGAGCGTGACAGCACCGATCGCACCGTCGATACCCATATCAAGACGCTGCGCGCCAAGCTGCGCGACGTCGCGCCGGACGCCGACCCGATCCAGACGCACCGTGGTCTCGGCTACTCGGTGCAGCCATGA
- the creC gene encoding two-component system sensor histidine kinase CreC, with protein MSLSLRILVGYFVIVGLTGLFALMIVVREVKPSIRETIEESMVDTANLLAALASDELRDGTLAKGRFATQVRAYSQRQIDAPIWHFRKTSLDYRIYVTDAQGIVVFDSEGRAEGMDYSRWNDVARTLKGGYGARSTRTEPNDDASAVFHVAAPVLDAGRVIGVLTVAKPISKVDPIIARSENVITRYGLALVAASLALGLFVTVRLSLAVRRLQRYAREVSEGLHAEVPQSGARELNDLAQAMATMRGKLDGKQYVERYVQALTHELKSPLAAIRGASELLSEPDLPAEERARFAQNVQTQSLRMQSAIERLLLLSRLEARDSAPARLPVPLGALAEACVDARAAVAEQRGIVLDMPPAAEWPTVRGDADLLGFALGNLLDNAIDFSPVGAHVEVGFGVQGPLVMLTVRDHGPGIPDYARERIFERFFSLPRPDGSRHGSGLGLVVAREVAQLHGGQIEVDNADGGGVLARLSLPAS; from the coding sequence ATGAGCCTGTCGCTGCGCATCCTCGTCGGTTACTTCGTCATCGTCGGCCTCACCGGCCTGTTCGCGCTGATGATCGTGGTGCGCGAGGTCAAGCCGAGCATCCGCGAGACCATCGAGGAGTCGATGGTCGACACGGCCAACCTTCTTGCCGCGCTCGCTTCCGATGAATTGCGCGATGGCACGCTGGCGAAGGGGCGTTTCGCGACGCAAGTGCGGGCGTATTCGCAAAGGCAGATTGATGCGCCGATCTGGCACTTCCGCAAGACCTCGCTCGACTACCGCATCTACGTCACCGATGCGCAGGGCATCGTGGTTTTCGATTCCGAGGGGCGTGCCGAAGGGATGGACTACTCGCGCTGGAACGACGTTGCGCGCACGCTCAAGGGCGGCTACGGCGCACGCAGCACCCGCACCGAACCGAACGATGATGCGAGTGCCGTGTTCCACGTCGCGGCGCCGGTGCTCGATGCCGGTCGCGTGATCGGCGTGCTCACCGTTGCCAAGCCGATCTCCAAGGTCGACCCGATCATTGCGCGCAGCGAGAACGTGATCACCCGCTACGGTTTGGCCCTGGTCGCTGCCTCGCTTGCGCTTGGCCTCTTCGTCACGGTGCGGCTCTCGCTTGCGGTGCGGCGCCTGCAGCGTTATGCGCGCGAGGTGTCGGAAGGGCTGCACGCCGAGGTCCCGCAATCGGGCGCACGCGAACTCAACGACCTTGCGCAGGCGATGGCGACGATGCGCGGCAAGCTCGACGGCAAGCAATATGTCGAGCGTTATGTGCAAGCGCTGACGCACGAACTGAAGAGTCCGCTGGCGGCCATCCGCGGGGCATCCGAACTGCTGAGTGAACCTGATCTGCCGGCCGAAGAACGTGCCCGCTTCGCGCAGAATGTGCAGACACAAAGCCTTCGCATGCAATCGGCGATCGAGCGTCTGCTCTTGCTGTCGCGACTTGAAGCGCGTGATAGCGCGCCGGCGCGCCTCCCGGTGCCACTTGGTGCGCTCGCGGAGGCTTGCGTCGACGCTCGTGCCGCGGTGGCGGAACAGCGCGGCATCGTGCTGGACATGCCGCCAGCGGCCGAGTGGCCCACTGTGCGCGGAGACGCCGACCTGTTGGGCTTCGCACTGGGCAACCTGCTCGACAACGCGATCGACTTCTCCCCAGTCGGCGCGCACGTCGAGGTGGGCTTCGGGGTGCAGGGGCCGCTCGTCATGCTCACGGTGCGCGACCACGGGCCGGGTATTCCTGACTATGCCCGCGAACGCATTTTCGAACGCTTCTTTTCCTTGCCGCGCCCCGACGGCAGCCGCCACGGCAGCGGGCTCGGGCTGGTGGTCGCGCGTGAGGTCGCGCAACTGCATGGAGGCCAGATCGAGGTTGATAACGCCGACGGCGGCGGCGTGCTGGCGCGCCTGAGCTTGCCCGCCAGCTGA
- the creD gene encoding cell envelope integrity protein CreD, producing MKGFVSKFLVLALLVAVLGIAVAMVRGVIEDRGRYRDDALRTVSNSLAGPQALAGGLLVVPYTERWEEVEARGTAQERREQKVETGMLHVLPESLDVSGQLVPDVRKRGVFRINGYTFSGSLKGRLKMPTVAAVKRTVEGSEIRFGVPSLVLSVGNARGLRTIRMSAAGQSLAVAPGTGLGGLPAGVSASLAAVPDPGSEFAFEIAAEVAGAQRLDVIPLGMESRLVLHSEWPHPSFVGDFLPAERTVRDSGFDASWRTSAVASNARAQWLARATGAAQGQGAGDTISLDGGPAVARSVAGIESFAVALIDPVDAYVLSDRATKYAMLIICCTLALFAVYELIKGLRMHPVQYLLVGFAMVLFFMLLLALSEHIGFDAAYGVASVACVGLISYYVSAILGSLWRAGGFAVLLGGLYGALYAILCSEQNALLLGTLLLFAVLTGVMVLSRSVNWNALLQPAVTENT from the coding sequence ATGAAGGGATTCGTGTCCAAGTTTCTTGTGCTGGCCTTGCTGGTGGCGGTGTTGGGTATCGCGGTAGCAATGGTGCGAGGCGTGATCGAAGACCGCGGGCGTTACCGCGACGATGCGCTGCGTACTGTGAGCAACAGCCTTGCAGGGCCACAGGCGCTTGCGGGCGGTTTGCTGGTGGTGCCCTATACCGAACGCTGGGAAGAGGTCGAGGCGCGCGGCACCGCGCAGGAGCGGCGCGAGCAGAAAGTCGAGACGGGCATGCTCCATGTGCTGCCGGAATCGCTGGATGTCTCCGGCCAGCTGGTGCCGGACGTCCGCAAGCGCGGCGTGTTTCGCATCAATGGCTACACCTTTTCAGGCAGTTTGAAGGGGCGCCTGAAGATGCCCACCGTTGCGGCGGTGAAGCGTACGGTGGAGGGCAGCGAAATCCGTTTCGGTGTGCCGTCGCTGGTGCTGTCGGTCGGCAATGCGCGCGGTCTGCGAACTATCCGTATGAGTGCCGCCGGGCAGTCGCTGGCGGTGGCGCCTGGTACCGGGCTTGGCGGCCTGCCGGCGGGCGTCTCGGCGTCCCTCGCCGCGGTGCCGGATCCGGGCAGCGAATTCGCGTTCGAGATCGCCGCCGAGGTGGCGGGCGCCCAGCGGCTGGATGTGATTCCGCTTGGCATGGAAAGCCGTCTCGTGCTGCATTCGGAATGGCCGCATCCTTCCTTCGTCGGCGACTTCCTGCCCGCTGAACGCACCGTGCGAGACAGCGGTTTCGACGCAAGCTGGCGCACGTCGGCGGTCGCCAGCAATGCACGCGCACAATGGCTGGCGCGCGCGACCGGCGCGGCGCAGGGGCAGGGTGCAGGCGACACGATTTCGCTCGACGGCGGCCCGGCGGTCGCACGTTCGGTTGCCGGGATCGAAAGTTTCGCGGTGGCCTTGATCGACCCGGTCGATGCCTATGTCCTGAGTGACCGCGCCACCAAGTACGCCATGCTCATCATCTGCTGCACGCTTGCCTTGTTCGCGGTGTATGAACTGATCAAGGGCCTGCGGATGCATCCGGTGCAGTACCTGCTGGTTGGCTTCGCAATGGTGCTGTTCTTCATGTTGCTGCTCGCGCTATCGGAACACATCGGATTCGATGCCGCGTACGGCGTTGCCTCAGTGGCTTGTGTGGGACTCATCAGCTACTACGTCAGCGCGATTCTTGGCAGCCTCTGGCGCGCCGGCGGCTTTGCGGTGCTGCTTGGCGGTTTGTACGGTGCGCTGTACGCCATCCTCTGCTCTGAACAGAATGCGCTGCTGCTGGGAACCTTGCTGCTGTTTGCGGTCCTGACCGGCGTGATGGTGCTGAGCCGGAGCGTCAACTGGAACGCCTTGCTGCAGCCTGCGGTGACAGAAAACACGTAG
- a CDS encoding substrate-binding domain-containing protein, whose protein sequence is MQRREFLASAALATIFSTSKAMAAADRPTIALVLKSLKNEFFMLMADGAQRHASAHASRYALDVQGVQEETDVAGQTLIIKKLINARVSALLVVPADSAAMLPVLLEAIAAGILVINLDNKLDDRALVTAGVSIPFVGPSNFAGARAVGDYVARKLQAGSKVGIIEGPPGSINAKARSDGFREAMQGAGMLVAGVRSGYWEVARGSAAANELIKAVPDVTALLCGNDNMAIGAASAVDQAHKRGRILVAGYDNIPAIRPLLQDGRILVTADQFPARQAEYGLNLALEALQTHKQQRDLPTIVQTPVSVVAR, encoded by the coding sequence ATGCAACGAAGGGAATTCCTTGCCAGCGCGGCACTCGCGACCATCTTCTCGACGAGCAAGGCAATGGCCGCGGCGGATCGCCCGACGATCGCGCTGGTGCTCAAATCCTTGAAAAACGAGTTCTTCATGCTGATGGCCGACGGGGCCCAGCGCCATGCGAGTGCGCATGCATCCCGGTACGCGCTGGACGTGCAGGGCGTGCAGGAGGAAACCGACGTCGCCGGGCAAACGCTGATCATCAAGAAACTGATCAACGCGCGCGTATCCGCACTGCTGGTGGTGCCTGCCGACTCCGCGGCAATGCTTCCGGTCCTTCTGGAGGCGATCGCCGCCGGAATCCTTGTCATCAACCTGGACAACAAACTCGATGACCGCGCCCTGGTGACCGCCGGGGTAAGCATTCCGTTCGTCGGGCCGAGCAACTTCGCCGGCGCGCGGGCAGTTGGGGACTATGTTGCACGCAAGCTGCAAGCCGGTAGCAAGGTCGGGATCATCGAAGGGCCGCCGGGCTCCATCAACGCAAAGGCGCGAAGTGACGGCTTCCGCGAAGCGATGCAGGGCGCGGGAATGCTGGTCGCTGGCGTCCGCTCAGGCTATTGGGAAGTCGCCAGAGGAAGCGCGGCGGCGAACGAATTGATCAAGGCCGTGCCGGACGTGACGGCGCTGCTGTGCGGGAACGACAACATGGCGATCGGCGCTGCCAGCGCGGTCGATCAGGCTCACAAGCGAGGGCGGATTCTGGTGGCGGGCTACGACAACATTCCAGCCATCCGTCCGCTGCTCCAGGATGGTCGCATCCTTGTCACCGCGGACCAGTTTCCGGCGCGACAAGCAGAGTACGGACTCAACCTTGCTCTGGAAGCCTTGCAGACGCACAAGCAACAGCGCGATCTGCCGACCATTGTGCAGACGCCGGTAAGCGTCGTCGCGCGATGA